One Armatimonadota bacterium genomic window carries:
- a CDS encoding cold shock and DUF1294 domain-containing protein, protein MSTGPPVRYQGEIVEWSDDKGFGFVRPRGAGAGDLVFLPKSAFVNRKRSPCIGDTVLYEVRVAPADPRRRRRTDKRAALVTYVGEDAPLGAPRKTRTLLIVLGLVFWAALSLAGAAIGLSHWPGTVSVLVSALSFLGYGVDKLTAVTGGWRIAETTLHTFDVLGGWPGGAIGQAVFQHKTVKVTFLRTYYASVVVNVLFEALVLGLITVAF, encoded by the coding sequence ATGTCCACGGGGCCGCCGGTCCGCTATCAGGGCGAAATCGTCGAATGGTCCGACGACAAAGGCTTCGGGTTCGTGCGTCCCCGAGGAGCGGGCGCCGGGGACCTCGTGTTCTTACCCAAATCGGCCTTCGTCAACCGAAAGCGCTCGCCCTGCATCGGCGACACCGTCCTCTACGAAGTCAGGGTCGCTCCGGCAGACCCTCGTCGCAGACGGCGTACCGACAAGCGTGCCGCGCTCGTCACGTACGTCGGTGAAGACGCTCCGCTCGGCGCTCCCCGTAAGACCCGGACGCTCCTGATCGTCCTTGGTCTGGTCTTTTGGGCGGCCCTTTCGCTCGCCGGTGCGGCCATCGGCCTGTCCCACTGGCCCGGCACGGTCAGCGTCCTCGTATCGGCGTTGTCGTTCCTGGGTTACGGCGTGGACAAGTTGACGGCCGTGACGGGCGGGTGGCGCATCGCAGAGACCACGCTGCACACGTTCGACGTCCTCGGCGGTTGGCCGGGCGGAGCCATCGGACAGGCCGTGTTCCAGCACAAGACGGTCAAGGTGACGTTCCTTCGCACCTACTACGCTTCTGTCGTGGTCAACGTCCTCTTCGAAGCTCTGGTCCTTGGCCTGATAACGGTCGCTTTCTGA